One Mycobacterium kubicae genomic window carries:
- the cmk gene encoding (d)CMP kinase, whose amino-acid sequence MVNGIVVAIDGPAGTGKSSVSKSLARELGARYLDTGAMYRMVTLAVLRAGVDPADSAAVEALASTVQMSVGYDPEGSCFYLAGEDVSSQIRGDDVTRAVSAVSAIPSVRTRLVDIQRALADGPDSVVVEGRDIGTVVLPDAPVKIFLTASPETRAKRRNDQNVAAGLTDDYDGVLADVRRRDHLDSTRAVSPLRPASDAVIVDTSEMTESEVVAHLRDLVMQRSEAVR is encoded by the coding sequence ATTGTGAACGGCATCGTCGTTGCCATAGACGGTCCGGCCGGAACCGGAAAGTCCTCGGTTTCAAAGAGTTTGGCGCGTGAACTGGGCGCGCGTTACCTGGATACCGGTGCGATGTACCGGATGGTGACCCTGGCAGTGCTACGAGCCGGCGTCGATCCGGCGGATTCCGCGGCGGTCGAGGCGCTTGCGTCGACCGTGCAGATGTCGGTCGGGTACGACCCCGAAGGCAGTTGCTTTTATCTTGCGGGAGAAGATGTTTCGTCGCAGATTCGCGGTGACGATGTGACCCGGGCGGTGTCGGCGGTATCGGCCATCCCGTCGGTGCGCACCAGACTGGTCGACATCCAGCGCGCCTTGGCCGACGGCCCGGACAGCGTCGTTGTCGAGGGTCGCGACATCGGAACCGTGGTGCTTCCCGACGCGCCGGTGAAGATCTTCTTGACCGCGTCGCCGGAGACCCGCGCCAAGCGCCGCAACGACCAAAACGTCGCGGCCGGTTTGACCGACGACTATGACGGCGTGCTGGCCGACGTGCGCCGCCGCGACCATCTGGATTCCACCCGGGCGGTGTCGCCGCTGCGCCCCGCGTCGGATGCGGTGATCGTCGACACCAGCGAGATGACGGAAAGCGAAGTGGTGGCTCATCTGCGGGATCTGGTGATGCAGCGAAGTGAGGCAGTCCGGTGA
- the der gene encoding ribosome biogenesis GTPase Der, with amino-acid sequence MSQDGTWSDESEWELDDSELAELDEAGPAPVVAVVGRPNVGKSTLVNRILGRREAVVQDVPGVTRDRVSYDALWTGRRFVVQDTGGWEPDAKGLQQLVAEQASVAMRTADAIILVVDATVGATSADEAAARILVRSGKPVFLAANKVDSERGEADAAALWSLGLGEPHPISAMHGRGVADLLDEVLVALPEVGEKATGGGGPRRVALVGKPNVGKSSLLNKLAGDERSVVHDVAGTTVDPVDSLIELGGKVWRFVDTAGLRRKVGQASGHEYYASVRTHGAIDAAEVVIVLIDASQALTEQDQRVLSMVIESGRALVLAFNKWDLVDEDRRELLEREIERELVQLRWAQRVNISAKTGRAVQKLVPAMETALASWDARIPTGPLNTWIKEVVAATPPPVRGGKQPRILFATQATARPPTFVLFTSGFLEAGYRRFLERRLRETFGFEGSPIRINVRVREKRGAKRR; translated from the coding sequence GTGAGTCAGGACGGCACCTGGTCAGACGAAAGCGAATGGGAGCTCGACGATTCCGAGTTGGCCGAGCTGGACGAGGCGGGTCCGGCACCGGTGGTGGCGGTCGTCGGGCGGCCCAACGTGGGGAAGTCGACCTTGGTCAACCGCATACTGGGCCGCCGCGAGGCGGTGGTTCAAGACGTTCCCGGTGTCACCCGCGACCGGGTGTCTTACGACGCGTTATGGACCGGGCGCCGATTCGTCGTGCAGGACACCGGGGGATGGGAGCCCGACGCGAAGGGCTTGCAGCAGTTGGTGGCCGAGCAGGCGTCGGTCGCGATGCGCACCGCCGATGCGATCATCTTGGTGGTAGATGCCACCGTCGGCGCCACCTCCGCGGACGAGGCCGCCGCCCGCATCCTGGTTCGGTCGGGCAAGCCAGTGTTCCTGGCGGCCAACAAGGTTGACAGCGAGCGCGGCGAGGCCGACGCCGCCGCATTGTGGTCCTTGGGTCTGGGTGAACCCCATCCCATCAGTGCCATGCATGGCCGCGGTGTGGCTGACTTGCTCGACGAAGTCCTGGTCGCGTTGCCTGAGGTGGGGGAGAAGGCTACGGGCGGTGGCGGCCCGCGGCGGGTGGCGTTGGTCGGAAAACCCAACGTGGGCAAGAGCTCTCTGCTGAACAAGCTGGCCGGTGACGAGCGGTCGGTGGTGCACGATGTTGCCGGCACGACAGTCGATCCGGTGGATTCGCTGATCGAGCTGGGCGGCAAGGTGTGGCGCTTCGTCGACACCGCGGGTTTGCGTCGCAAGGTGGGCCAGGCCAGCGGGCACGAGTATTACGCCTCGGTGCGCACGCACGGTGCCATCGACGCCGCTGAAGTCGTGATCGTGCTGATCGACGCCTCGCAGGCGTTGACCGAACAGGACCAGCGGGTGCTGTCCATGGTGATCGAATCCGGGCGCGCGCTGGTGCTGGCCTTCAACAAGTGGGATTTGGTCGACGAGGATCGTCGCGAGCTGCTGGAACGAGAAATCGAACGTGAGCTGGTGCAGTTGCGCTGGGCGCAACGGGTGAACATCTCCGCCAAGACCGGCCGCGCGGTGCAGAAGCTGGTGCCGGCGATGGAGACCGCGCTGGCGTCGTGGGACGCGCGCATCCCGACGGGTCCGCTGAACACCTGGATCAAGGAAGTAGTCGCGGCCACCCCGCCGCCGGTACGCGGCGGCAAGCAGCCCCGCATTCTGTTCGCCACCCAGGCCACGGCACGCCCGCCTACCTTTGTCCTGTTCACCAGCGGGTTCCTCGAGGCGGGCTACCGGCGTTTCCTGGAGCGACGGCTGCGCGAGACGTTCGGGTTCGAGGGCAGCCCGATCCGGATCAACGTCCGGGTGCGCGAGAAGCGCGGCGCCAAGCGCCGCTAA
- a CDS encoding IS481 family transposase: MSKAQLVITAVVLEGRSKSAVARDYGVSRQWVQQLCKRYEAEGDAAFISRSRRPHHSPQAVTTEVEERIVRLRKTLTKRGLDAGADTIASHLATDPSLINVPAISTIWRILKRRGFITPQPHKRPRSSWKRFAAELPNQCWQADTTHWHLAHGGGAEILNIIDDHSRLDITSLARHTINGPDVTAAFTTAFTRWGPPASVLTDNGAIFTAAPRRGGRTSLQITLGELGVRYLNSRPYHPQTCGKVERFHQTQKRWLTAHPATTLTQLQQRLDEFTEYYNTVRPHRAINRTTPIQAFNARPKATPSGYLIPAHCRVRTDIIDAAGVITVRYNSRLHHIGLGKRRTGTKVTVLIDDLNIRVLDRNTGQLIRKLILDPTRDYQPRGVKCGNSPENRDQV, encoded by the coding sequence ATGTCGAAGGCGCAGCTCGTCATCACTGCCGTGGTCCTCGAAGGACGCAGCAAAAGCGCCGTGGCCCGCGACTACGGCGTCTCCCGACAATGGGTCCAGCAACTGTGCAAACGCTACGAGGCCGAAGGCGACGCCGCCTTCATCTCCCGGTCACGGCGACCCCACCACAGCCCGCAGGCTGTCACCACCGAGGTCGAGGAGCGCATCGTGCGGCTACGCAAGACCCTGACCAAACGCGGTCTCGACGCCGGCGCCGACACCATCGCCTCCCACCTGGCCACCGATCCCAGCCTCATAAATGTGCCTGCCATATCAACGATCTGGCGAATCCTCAAACGCCGAGGTTTCATCACACCCCAACCCCACAAACGCCCCCGCTCCTCGTGGAAACGCTTTGCCGCCGAACTACCCAACCAATGTTGGCAGGCCGACACCACCCACTGGCACCTCGCTCACGGCGGCGGCGCCGAAATCCTCAACATCATCGACGACCACTCCCGCCTCGACATCACCAGCCTGGCCCGCCACACCATCAACGGCCCTGACGTCACCGCTGCCTTCACCACCGCCTTCACCCGCTGGGGTCCACCAGCCTCGGTACTGACCGACAACGGCGCCATCTTCACCGCCGCGCCGCGCCGGGGCGGACGCACCTCCCTGCAAATCACCCTCGGCGAACTGGGCGTGCGCTACCTGAATTCACGGCCCTACCATCCCCAGACCTGCGGCAAGGTCGAACGCTTCCACCAAACCCAAAAGCGATGGCTCACAGCCCATCCCGCCACTACACTGACCCAGCTCCAACAACGGCTCGACGAATTCACCGAGTATTACAACACCGTGCGCCCCCACCGCGCGATCAACAGAACCACCCCCATCCAGGCATTCAACGCCCGCCCCAAAGCCACACCGTCTGGCTACCTCATCCCCGCCCACTGCCGCGTACGCACCGACATCATCGACGCCGCCGGCGTCATCACCGTCCGATACAACAGCCGCCTGCACCACATCGGCCTTGGCAAACGACGCACCGGCACCAAAGTCACCGTTCTCATCGACGACCTCAACATTCGCGTCCTCGACCGCAACACCGGCCAGCTCATCCGCAAACTCATCCTCGACCCGACCCGCGACTACCAACCACGCGGCGTCAAATGCGGAAACAGCCCAGAAAACCGGGACCAGGTGTAA
- a CDS encoding MarR family winged helix-turn-helix transcriptional regulator translates to MPLDPAQMRTYFALTEAVSLLQYAVRQQLQAEGDLSYVQFEVLAKLAAAERPLTMTDLADGVVYSRSGLTHQAGLLEKAGLITRQGSSHDQRATVVEITEAGRARVDKVLPGHVQVVRDLLYGALSDQDVRTLGDLMSRVRDHMRGRPPRSATSRRQHAGSD, encoded by the coding sequence ATGCCCCTCGATCCGGCGCAGATGCGTACGTACTTCGCCCTCACCGAGGCGGTCAGCTTGCTGCAGTACGCGGTGCGCCAGCAGCTGCAAGCTGAAGGCGATCTCAGCTACGTGCAGTTCGAGGTCTTGGCCAAACTTGCCGCGGCCGAGCGCCCGCTCACGATGACCGACCTGGCCGACGGAGTGGTCTACAGCCGCAGCGGCCTGACTCATCAAGCGGGGCTATTGGAGAAGGCGGGCCTCATCACCCGCCAAGGCAGCTCCCACGACCAGCGCGCCACCGTCGTCGAGATCACCGAGGCGGGCCGGGCCCGCGTTGACAAGGTCCTACCCGGCCACGTGCAAGTCGTGCGCGACCTGTTGTACGGCGCGCTGTCGGATCAGGACGTGCGCACGCTGGGCGACCTCATGAGCCGCGTCCGCGACCACATGCGCGGCCGGCCACCGCGTTCGGCCACCTCGCGGAGGCAGCACGCCGGTAGCGACTGA
- a CDS encoding NADP-dependent oxidoreductase, whose translation MKAVLFHRYGGSEVLQYEDVPRPTPGPGQVLLKVAATSFNPVDAGIRGGYLTDVFPITFPHIPGIDVAGTIAEFGDGVQGWNVGDPVVALLPMESDGAAAEYVLAPAEVLAAAPRSVSLADAAALPVAGLTAWQALFEVAGVTAGQTILINGASGAVGGYAVQLAKQAGAVVTATSKPRDADRLRGYGADRLIGYLDYGHSPIVVDGAPFDVVLNLVSTSPQQTDALISVIADGGFHVGTMTSGPEDPGRQVRTQRVFVRSDAEQLAGLVSRVDAGQLRIGVADRRPLVQAAAVHAVADAGRLPGKTILVPDER comes from the coding sequence ATGAAGGCTGTGCTATTCCACCGCTACGGCGGTAGCGAGGTCCTGCAATACGAAGATGTGCCACGGCCGACGCCCGGCCCCGGCCAGGTCCTGCTCAAAGTCGCCGCGACCTCGTTCAACCCGGTCGACGCGGGGATTCGCGGTGGGTACCTGACGGACGTTTTCCCGATCACGTTCCCGCACATACCTGGCATCGACGTCGCAGGCACGATCGCCGAATTCGGAGACGGCGTGCAGGGATGGAACGTCGGTGACCCCGTCGTGGCGCTGCTGCCGATGGAATCCGACGGCGCTGCCGCCGAATATGTGCTCGCACCGGCCGAGGTGCTGGCCGCTGCGCCGCGGTCAGTGTCACTGGCGGATGCGGCCGCGCTACCGGTGGCTGGGCTGACGGCATGGCAGGCGTTATTCGAAGTCGCCGGTGTGACGGCCGGTCAGACGATCCTGATCAACGGTGCATCAGGTGCCGTCGGCGGCTATGCGGTTCAGCTGGCCAAGCAAGCCGGAGCGGTCGTCACCGCGACCTCCAAGCCGCGTGATGCCGACCGGCTGCGCGGCTACGGCGCGGATCGGCTCATCGGCTACCTCGACTACGGACACTCGCCGATCGTCGTCGATGGCGCGCCGTTCGACGTGGTGCTCAATCTGGTGAGTACGTCGCCGCAGCAGACCGACGCCCTCATCAGCGTGATCGCAGACGGCGGGTTTCACGTCGGGACCATGACGTCGGGGCCCGAGGACCCCGGTCGTCAGGTCCGCACTCAGCGCGTGTTCGTCCGCAGCGACGCCGAGCAACTGGCCGGCCTCGTCAGCCGCGTCGACGCCGGTCAACTGCGCATCGGCGTCGCCGACCGCCGTCCGCTCGTGCAGGCCGCAGCCGTGCACGCCGTCGCCGACGCCGGGCGCCTGCCCGGCAAGACGATTCTGGTGCCCGACGAGCGGTGA
- a CDS encoding pyridoxamine 5'-phosphate oxidase family protein codes for MNQQELARELGHPGAQKLLSGSMARLAYNGRDGFPRVIPVGFHWTGERIVVSTAPTAPKARALSSRPQVALTIDTGSTPEEAKALLVRGIATLETVDGVTDEYLASARSSMDGAELAEFERNVRSTYQQMVRISIEPHWARFYDFGAGRLPAFLANLVNGG; via the coding sequence ATGAACCAGCAGGAGTTGGCCCGAGAACTCGGCCACCCCGGCGCCCAGAAGCTGCTCTCCGGCTCCATGGCCCGGCTGGCCTACAACGGACGAGATGGCTTCCCGCGGGTGATCCCGGTCGGATTTCATTGGACCGGCGAACGCATTGTTGTCTCCACGGCGCCGACAGCTCCCAAAGCACGCGCCCTTTCCTCCCGCCCTCAAGTCGCATTGACGATCGACACCGGCTCCACGCCAGAAGAAGCAAAGGCCCTTTTGGTGCGGGGCATCGCCACTCTCGAAACGGTCGACGGCGTCACCGACGAATACCTCGCATCAGCCAGAAGTTCGATGGACGGAGCCGAACTTGCCGAGTTCGAACGCAACGTGCGGTCGACGTATCAGCAGATGGTGCGTATCTCGATCGAGCCACACTGGGCGCGGTTCTATGACTTTGGGGCGGGCCGATTACCGGCGTTCCTCGCGAACCTTGTCAATGGCGGTTGA
- a CDS encoding class I SAM-dependent methyltransferase, whose protein sequence is MTDVIDWDEVYGHDGGPSWNIGEPQPEMLKVIERAGTVRGEVLDAGCGYAALSLALAARGHTVVGMDLSVRAVAAATEAARQRGLDNARFVSTDMTSLTGYDGRFSTIFDSGLLHAIPPERKPDYLRCLHRAAAPGATLYILAFAAGAFPGHTEALPTQFTEAQLRELISELWHVDEIRPARLYGLTDQLPGVRPSAGPLHDGRGRAYWPGYFVTAHSQLQ, encoded by the coding sequence ATGACAGACGTGATCGACTGGGACGAGGTCTACGGGCACGACGGGGGTCCCTCGTGGAATATCGGCGAACCTCAGCCGGAGATGCTCAAGGTGATCGAGCGGGCTGGCACGGTTCGTGGCGAGGTCTTGGACGCCGGATGCGGGTATGCGGCTTTGTCATTGGCTCTCGCTGCGCGCGGGCACACTGTGGTCGGCATGGACCTGTCAGTTCGTGCCGTCGCGGCAGCTACCGAAGCCGCCCGCCAACGGGGGTTGGACAACGCACGGTTCGTTTCGACCGATATGACCTCGTTGACCGGATACGACGGTCGCTTTTCGACCATCTTTGATAGCGGACTGCTGCACGCCATACCGCCCGAGCGCAAACCGGACTATCTCCGTTGCCTACATCGGGCGGCGGCTCCGGGCGCGACGCTCTACATACTGGCGTTCGCAGCCGGCGCTTTCCCGGGGCACACCGAAGCGTTACCCACGCAGTTCACCGAAGCTCAACTGCGCGAGCTCATCTCAGAGCTCTGGCATGTCGATGAGATTCGGCCGGCCCGGCTTTATGGATTGACCGACCAGTTGCCCGGCGTACGTCCGTCAGCCGGTCCGCTGCACGACGGGCGCGGGCGGGCCTATTGGCCCGGCTATTTCGTCACTGCCCATAGCCAGCTTCAATGA
- a CDS encoding alpha/beta hydrolase, with product MRFPEIDGRTSAEVIPTRHGPTAATVYHPPTSAGKPPVYVNVHGGGFVIGQPEQDDPWCRYLAAKAGVAVINASYVLAPGHRFPAAAQQIYDIVCWAARTDHDWDGTRLCVGGQSAGGNLSAAASRLALENGGPRIALQVLHYAPLDLVTPSADKPSVVGRRAIMKPWMGEIFDTAYVPDPAQRRHRLVSPAWGANADGIAGIAPALVVTAEHDRLRNEGRRYADKLDAVGALVEYYEVPGVDHGYNIMSEAVDVTRRAYAHIAEHVARATDGRTRASST from the coding sequence GTGCGATTTCCAGAAATCGACGGCCGCACTTCAGCAGAGGTCATTCCCACCCGGCACGGCCCTACGGCTGCGACCGTCTATCACCCGCCGACCAGCGCCGGCAAACCACCCGTGTACGTCAACGTCCACGGCGGCGGATTTGTGATCGGGCAGCCTGAACAAGACGACCCATGGTGCCGATACCTGGCCGCAAAAGCTGGTGTGGCCGTGATCAACGCCAGCTACGTGCTTGCCCCGGGACACCGTTTCCCCGCAGCGGCACAACAGATCTACGACATCGTGTGCTGGGCGGCGCGCACTGACCACGACTGGGACGGCACCCGGCTATGTGTGGGCGGTCAGAGTGCCGGCGGCAACCTGAGCGCTGCCGCCTCCCGGCTAGCCCTGGAGAACGGCGGTCCTCGGATCGCGCTGCAAGTGCTGCATTACGCACCCCTTGACCTGGTGACGCCCTCGGCTGACAAGCCGTCCGTGGTCGGGCGGCGCGCCATCATGAAGCCGTGGATGGGTGAGATCTTCGACACCGCCTACGTTCCTGACCCGGCGCAGCGGCGCCACCGGCTCGTCTCTCCGGCCTGGGGTGCCAACGCCGACGGAATAGCCGGCATCGCCCCCGCTCTCGTCGTGACAGCCGAGCACGACCGACTCCGCAACGAAGGTCGCCGATACGCAGACAAGCTCGATGCCGTCGGCGCATTGGTCGAGTACTACGAAGTGCCCGGTGTCGACCACGGCTACAACATCATGAGTGAGGCCGTTGATGTCACGCGCCGGGCGTACGCCCATATCGCCGAACACGTCGCCCGGGCTACGGACGGGAGGACTCGCGCGTCCTCGACATAA